A single Deinococcus radiopugnans ATCC 19172 DNA region contains:
- the murC gene encoding UDP-N-acetylmuramate--L-alanine ligase, which produces MTDPSLPSPTPDAARPEPLHYHLMGIGGIGMSAFARLLRARGARVSGCDESVTELTAQLQAEGIPVDCGHSATHITTRPHGKIDVLVASEAVPKSHPELVAAREAGIEVRPRMALLDELLRAGPSIGVIGTHGKTTTTSMIAVALIGAGLDPSAFVGGIVPEFGSNARVGAGPFVAEVDESDRAFAELGSETAVFTNAEDDHVGGNQATYWATVEEQHAGFAQYVAQSGRVLLCADWPGLRELCTGAKEILSYGQAMGADYRAVNLRPDPDGTSFTVTFQGETLGEARVGLPGVHNVLNALAALAVGHLYGGEFEAAAAALAAFGGPGRRWQRVGTLNGALVIDDYAHNATKVAAAVQAARQTGRRVRVVFQPHRYLRTQQSWPRLADALMDADEVLLLDIAAASETPIEGIHATLISGRMAANGHAGVRYLPDRAEVLRVLSESAAPGDVIVTMGAGDVWKLARELVDPAGARP; this is translated from the coding sequence ATGACTGACCCTTCCCTGCCTTCCCCCACCCCCGACGCGGCCCGTCCCGAGCCGCTGCACTACCACCTGATGGGCATCGGCGGCATCGGCATGAGCGCCTTTGCCCGGCTGCTGCGGGCGCGCGGCGCACGGGTCAGCGGCTGCGACGAGTCGGTGACCGAGCTGACGGCACAATTGCAGGCCGAGGGCATCCCTGTGGACTGCGGGCACTCAGCGACGCACATCACCACCCGGCCCCACGGCAAAATCGACGTGCTGGTGGCCTCTGAGGCGGTGCCCAAGTCGCACCCCGAACTGGTGGCCGCGCGTGAGGCGGGGATCGAGGTCCGCCCGCGCATGGCGCTGCTGGACGAACTGCTGCGCGCCGGGCCGAGCATCGGCGTGATCGGCACGCACGGCAAGACCACCACCACCAGCATGATCGCCGTGGCGCTAATCGGGGCCGGGCTGGACCCCTCGGCCTTCGTGGGCGGCATCGTGCCGGAATTCGGCAGCAATGCCCGTGTGGGCGCCGGTCCTTTTGTGGCCGAGGTGGACGAGTCGGACCGCGCCTTCGCCGAGCTGGGCAGCGAAACCGCCGTGTTCACCAATGCCGAGGACGACCACGTGGGCGGCAATCAGGCGACGTACTGGGCCACGGTGGAGGAGCAGCACGCCGGGTTCGCGCAGTATGTCGCGCAGTCCGGGCGCGTGCTGCTGTGCGCCGACTGGCCGGGGCTGCGTGAGCTGTGTACCGGGGCAAAAGAGATCCTCAGCTACGGGCAGGCGATGGGGGCCGATTACCGCGCCGTCAATCTGCGCCCGGACCCGGATGGGACCTCGTTCACTGTGACTTTTCAGGGCGAGACGCTGGGCGAGGCCCGTGTGGGGCTGCCCGGTGTGCACAACGTCCTGAACGCGCTGGCGGCGCTGGCGGTGGGCCACCTGTACGGCGGTGAATTTGAGGCGGCAGCGGCGGCGCTGGCAGCCTTCGGGGGACCGGGGCGCCGCTGGCAGCGCGTCGGCACCCTGAATGGAGCGCTGGTGATCGACGACTACGCGCACAACGCCACCAAGGTGGCCGCCGCCGTGCAGGCCGCACGCCAGACCGGGCGGCGCGTGCGGGTGGTGTTTCAGCCGCACCGGTACCTGAGAACGCAGCAGAGCTGGCCCCGGCTGGCCGACGCCCTGATGGACGCCGACGAGGTGCTGCTGCTGGACATCGCCGCTGCCAGCGAAACGCCTATCGAGGGCATCCACGCCACGCTGATCTCCGGGCGCATGGCCGCCAACGGGCACGCGGGCGTGCGCTACCTGCCGGACCGCGCCGAGGTGTTGCGTGTGCTGAGCGAGTCGGCGGCCCCCGGCGACGTGATCGTGACGATGGGGGCGGGCGACGTCTGGAAGCTGGCGCGCGAGCTGGTGGACCCGGCCGGGGCCCGGCCATGA
- a CDS encoding UDP-N-acetylmuramate dehydrogenase, with translation MTAASESQTGARVQRLPLARFTTLGVGGEAEVWFVATHEQLAEAMSAPYRILGGGSNLVIADEGVPERVIRLSGPLAERDLTPDPDLSEGDALVTGWVGGGVPLPGLVRALQKLGLGNLEGTVGIPAQVGGAVWMNAGTRYGEMFDGLHTLEIATPDGLQVLSPDDLRWGYRNSGIPRGHIVTRVRLKLQRSTPEEVLAKMTLADTARKGQPKMKTPGCAFKNPGGVGAGRLIDEAGLKGTRVGGALIAPEHANFIVNLGGATAGDVHALLDLIRQRVGVPLELEYELWPGGAQGQAASTSTSRPWAVERQ, from the coding sequence ATGACCGCCGCGTCTGAAAGCCAGACGGGCGCGCGTGTGCAGCGCCTGCCCCTGGCCCGCTTCACGACGCTGGGCGTGGGCGGCGAGGCCGAGGTCTGGTTCGTCGCCACCCACGAGCAACTGGCCGAGGCAATGTCGGCGCCGTACCGCATCCTGGGTGGCGGCAGCAATCTGGTGATCGCCGACGAGGGGGTGCCGGAGCGGGTGATTCGCCTGAGCGGCCCGCTGGCCGAGCGTGACCTGACGCCGGACCCCGACCTCAGCGAGGGCGACGCGCTCGTGACCGGCTGGGTGGGCGGCGGAGTGCCGCTGCCGGGGCTGGTCCGCGCGCTGCAAAAGCTGGGGCTGGGCAACCTGGAAGGCACCGTGGGCATCCCCGCGCAGGTGGGCGGCGCGGTCTGGATGAACGCCGGCACGCGCTACGGCGAGATGTTCGACGGCCTGCACACGCTGGAAATCGCCACGCCGGACGGCCTGCAGGTGCTCAGCCCCGACGACCTGCGCTGGGGCTACCGCAACAGCGGCATTCCGCGCGGCCACATCGTGACGCGGGTGCGCCTGAAGCTTCAGCGCAGCACACCGGAAGAGGTGCTGGCCAAGATGACGCTGGCCGACACTGCCCGCAAGGGCCAGCCCAAGATGAAAACGCCGGGGTGCGCCTTCAAGAACCCCGGTGGCGTCGGCGCCGGGCGACTGATCGACGAGGCCGGGCTGAAGGGCACGCGGGTGGGGGGCGCGCTGATCGCCCCGGAGCACGCCAATTTCATCGTCAACCTGGGCGGCGCGACCGCCGGCGACGTTCACGCGCTGCTGGACCTGATCCGTCAGCGCGTCGGTGTGCCGCTGGAGTTGGAATACGAGCTATGGCCCGGCGGAGCGCAGGGACAGGCGGCATCTACTTCCACATCGCGTCCGTGGGCCGTGGAGCGGCAGTGA
- the murG gene encoding undecaprenyldiphospho-muramoylpentapeptide beta-N-acetylglucosaminyltransferase, producing the protein MALVVMATGGTGGHIYPAVATAHELTRRGHAAMILGQRGGMEERIAAEQGLLFQGVDAGKLARSGQGRPDPRELIRAGQGVAQARAVLSKLRPGVVVGYGGFASLPGVLAAQSLRIPTVLHEQNARLGLTQRLAVRRARAVGTAYERVLGLDPRKATMVGMPVREERMDRMAALSRLKLRTGPLTILVMGGSQGSLFLNNHVPDTLRNILGTEGLLESGSAATTARIDLQFEPQGERNLFRDLVSEAVGSEAIQVLHSTGPRWFPEVASRVQDMDWYHATGFVDAVAAWSAADLAITRAGTGTLAEAAFHGVPAIMVPLPESAENHQFHNARMVQEAGAGILVEQARVSAELGAAVLQCASPAARAEMRDAALGRSPVGAAARFADLIEGSLR; encoded by the coding sequence ATGGCTCTGGTGGTGATGGCGACAGGTGGAACGGGCGGACACATTTACCCGGCGGTGGCGACCGCACACGAACTCACGCGGCGCGGGCACGCGGCGATGATCCTGGGACAGCGCGGCGGCATGGAAGAACGCATTGCCGCCGAGCAGGGCCTGCTGTTTCAGGGCGTGGACGCGGGCAAACTGGCCCGCAGCGGGCAGGGCCGCCCCGACCCGCGCGAGCTGATCCGCGCCGGGCAGGGCGTGGCGCAGGCGCGGGCGGTGCTGTCCAAACTGCGGCCGGGTGTGGTGGTGGGTTACGGCGGCTTTGCCAGCCTGCCGGGGGTGCTGGCCGCCCAGAGCCTGCGAATTCCCACGGTGCTGCACGAGCAGAACGCCCGCCTGGGCCTGACCCAGCGGCTGGCGGTGCGGCGGGCGCGGGCGGTGGGTACCGCCTACGAGCGGGTGCTGGGCCTGGACCCCCGCAAGGCGACGATGGTGGGCATGCCGGTGCGCGAGGAACGCATGGACCGCATGGCGGCGCTGAGCCGTCTGAAGCTGCGCACCGGCCCGCTGACCATTCTGGTGATGGGCGGCTCGCAGGGCTCGCTGTTCCTGAACAATCACGTTCCAGACACGCTGCGCAACATCCTGGGCACCGAGGGTCTGCTGGAAAGCGGCTCGGCGGCCACCACCGCCCGCATCGACCTGCAGTTCGAGCCGCAGGGCGAGCGTAACCTGTTCCGCGATCTGGTCTCGGAGGCGGTGGGCAGCGAGGCGATACAGGTGCTGCACTCCACCGGGCCGCGCTGGTTTCCAGAGGTGGCCTCGCGGGTGCAGGACATGGACTGGTACCACGCCACCGGGTTTGTGGACGCGGTGGCGGCGTGGTCGGCGGCGGATCTGGCCATCACGCGGGCCGGGACAGGCACCCTGGCCGAGGCCGCCTTTCACGGGGTGCCGGCCATCATGGTGCCGCTGCCCGAATCGGCGGAGAACCACCAGTTTCACAACGCCCGCATGGTGCAGGAGGCGGGGGCCGGCATTCTGGTCGAGCAGGCCCGCGTCAGCGCCGAGCTGGGGGCGGCGGTGTTACAGTGTGCCTCACCCGCCGCCCGCGCCGAGATGCGCGACGCGGCGCTGGGCCGCTCCCCGGTGGGCGCCGCCGCCCGCTTTGCCGACCTGATCGAAGGCAGCCTGCGCTGA
- a CDS encoding pyridoxal phosphate-dependent aminotransferase, translated as MSSPFALSARALSLKPSSTVAVTSRALELQKAGVDVISMSVGEPDFDTPAHIKAAAIRAIEAGKTRYTPVSGIPELRAAISAKFRRENGLEYTPDAVTVTSGGKQALFNAFLALLNPGDEVLIPAPYWVSYPEMVALTGAFPVPVPTHAAGGFQLDPQALEARVTPMTRMIVLNSPGNPTGAVFTPEVLQAVAEVAMRHNLMIVTDEMYEHLVYDAAQVSIGTFAPQHTLTVNGASKAYAMTGWRIGYAGGPKAVIAAMNALQSQSTSNASSVSQYAALAAFEQHEETTRFIEMTLGAYRQRRDRIVAGLNALGLKTPTPQGAFYVMADTTRIHPDELEAARIILDDARVAVVPGTDFAAPGQVRLSYATSMNNIEEVLRRLDGLLQTRAHQE; from the coding sequence ATGAGCAGCCCCTTTGCCCTGTCGGCGCGCGCGCTGAGCCTCAAGCCCTCCTCGACGGTGGCGGTGACCAGCCGCGCACTGGAGCTGCAAAAAGCCGGGGTGGACGTGATCAGCATGAGCGTGGGCGAGCCGGACTTCGACACGCCGGCGCACATCAAGGCCGCCGCCATCCGCGCCATCGAGGCGGGCAAGACCCGCTACACCCCGGTCAGCGGCATCCCCGAACTGCGGGCGGCCATCAGCGCCAAGTTCCGGCGCGAGAACGGGCTGGAGTACACGCCGGACGCGGTGACGGTCACGTCGGGCGGCAAGCAGGCGCTGTTCAACGCCTTTCTCGCGCTGCTCAATCCAGGCGACGAGGTGCTGATTCCCGCGCCGTACTGGGTCAGCTACCCGGAGATGGTGGCGCTGACCGGGGCGTTTCCGGTGCCGGTGCCGACGCACGCGGCGGGCGGCTTTCAGCTTGATCCCCAGGCGCTGGAGGCCCGCGTCACCCCCATGACCCGCATGATCGTGCTGAACAGCCCCGGCAACCCCACCGGAGCGGTGTTCACGCCGGAGGTGTTGCAGGCGGTGGCCGAGGTGGCGATGCGCCACAACCTGATGATCGTCACCGACGAGATGTACGAGCATCTGGTGTACGACGCCGCTCAGGTCAGCATCGGCACCTTCGCGCCGCAGCATACGCTGACCGTGAACGGGGCCAGCAAGGCGTACGCCATGACCGGCTGGCGCATCGGCTACGCGGGCGGACCGAAAGCGGTGATCGCCGCCATGAACGCCCTGCAGTCGCAGAGCACCAGCAACGCCAGCAGCGTGTCGCAGTACGCCGCCCTGGCCGCCTTCGAGCAGCACGAGGAGACCACGCGATTTATCGAGATGACCCTGGGGGCCTACCGCCAGCGGCGCGACCGCATCGTGGCCGGGCTGAACGCGCTGGGTCTGAAAACGCCCACGCCGCAGGGGGCCTTCTACGTGATGGCCGACACCACCCGCATCCATCCAGACGAGCTGGAGGCCGCCCGCATCATCCTCGACGACGCGCGGGTAGCCGTGGTGCCCGGCACCGATTTCGCCGCCCCCGGTCAGGTCCGCCTGAGCTACGCCACCAGCATGAACAACATTGAGGAAGTGCTGCGGCGGCTGGACGGATTGCTCCAAACGCGGGCGCACCAGGAATGA